Proteins encoded in a region of the Planococcus citri chromosome 1, ihPlaCitr1.1, whole genome shotgun sequence genome:
- the LOC135840125 gene encoding uncharacterized protein LOC135840125: MNFPFLVFYFTIVKALDEWKFTQVLTKTNPVSLTDPKANPIKIIPSFKSLIKDSDIWVDKSLIISEIWENPARVFIVTAPRRWGKTTIASMIGYYHELPLKEDGSEANRTTSGNYLYFTEGKITGINPSRCNAQPLISKEKSLNSEHLANHPVIYFEGVSFSIDDNFLSSYRSMIRETYQMHSSLHKILIDKSSTAKNDAEKAQILTDLCNFEQFYQKSEIEKLTAHDLTSSIRILTDLLAKTYKRKVIIIFDEYDSFISDTYFLRSFQELPSSKLENNLVKFFKAFVNDTFKCNENLAKGIITGILPIHEAIGLSDMKNVVFKHAFGKDSFLPYYGIFEKELRDLSNKRGVDQSLVSHAVARYDGYHLLSQPKISIYPTYSIIEFINAHLVGNYWTSTSMSEGLILLLEHEDFRNDVANILKTWRGHEPPFEIQYEHMLQLTLQDFSLIHSIDHKKINYTSSKHRDTVFSFLVSAGYISVHPDQQISAENAKVAVTIPNTEIFMDMKKKFIRSLQHTTGLEITGKASLKEYMKHNDSAKLKTLAKSLSKFVFKTTQNIPTSKMNKAIDVLSQALNHPSCISGNMKTFETLILAYFLENSLHRAPLEEQDAFKDEIIKKRVIDVFFMDDCKTSAVIVQPKYIHVEDPKLNPLLGVFQQCLSYISFFRSFDVPVVNFLAVLVHQNSTVELMSIGMESHEVKEWISDAVQFSESKPDLKGEFLRGNWSRRMFRKLNDTMPSRIWYAKEDPNLSQSVHI; this comes from the coding sequence ATGAATTTCccatttctcgtattttatttcACCATCGTAAAAGCACTAGACGAGTGGAAATTCACGCAAGTTTTAACAAAAACCAATCCAGTTTCTTTAACCGACCCCAAAGCAAATCCCATAAAAATAATACCCAGCTTCAAGAGCCTAATCAAAGATTCCGATATATGGGTCGATAAGTCGCTCATCATCAGTGAAATTTGGGAAAACCCTGCACGTGTTTTTATCGTCACTGCTCCACGACGATGGGGTAAGACGACCATTGCCTCGATGATAGGTTACTATCACGAGCTTCCATTGAAAGAAGACGGATCCGAAGCAAATAGAACGACATCTGGAAATTATCTATATTTTACAGAAGGAAAAATCACAGGAATTAATCCGAGTCGATGTAACGCCCAACCTCTAATCTCCAAAGAAAAATCTCTCAACTCGGAGCATTTAGCCAACCATCCGGTCATATATTTCGAAGGAGTAAGCTTCAGTATCGACGataattttctttcttcttatCGTTCAATGATTCGAGAAACATACCAAATGCATTCCAGTCtacataaaattttaatcgataaATCTTCGACGGCAAAAAACGATGCGGAAAAAGCGCAGATTTTGACCGATTTATGCAATTTCgaacaattttaccagaaatctGAAATAGAAAAGTTGACTGCTCACGATTTAACATCCAGCATACGAATTTTAACCGATTTATTGGCCAAGACGTATAAAAGAAAAGTAATCATCATTTTCGACGAATACGACAGTTTCATTTCGGATACGTATTTTTTACGAAGTTTTCAAGAACTTCCGTCATCGAAACTGGAAAATAACTTGGTAAAGTTTTTCAAAGCGTTCGTGAACGATACCTTTAAATGCAACGAAAACTTAGCCAAAGGTATCATTACCGGAATTTTACCAATACACGAAGCTATAGGTTTATCCGACATGAAAAACGTGGTTTTCAAACACGCGTTCGGTAAAGACAGTTTTTTACCATATtacggaatttttgaaaaagaacttCGCGACTTGAGCAATAAAAGAGGAGTTGACCAAAGCTTAGTCAGTCACGCTGTCGCCAGATATGACGGATACCACCTCTTAAGCcaaccgaaaatttcaatataccCTACTTATTCCATTATCGAATTTATTAACGCGCATTTGGTGGGAAATTACTGGACATCTACCAGTATGAGCGAAGGCCTCATATTGCTATTAGAACACGAAGATTTCAGAAACGATGTAGCAAATATATTGAAAACCTGGCGCGGACATGAACCTCCCTTTGAAATTCAATACGAACACATGCTGCAGCTCACATTACAAGATTTTAGCTTAATTCATTCCATcgatcataaaaaaatcaattacacaTCGAGCAAACACAGAGACACGGTTTTTTCATTCCTCGTATCAGCTGGATACATTTCAGTGCATCCAGATCAACAGATCAGCGCCGAAAACGCCAAAGTCGCCGTAACTATACCCAACACAGAAATATTCATGGatatgaaaaagaaatttatacGATCGTTGCAGCATACCACAGGTTTAGAGATTACTGGAAAAGCTTCGTTAAAAGAATACATGAAACACAACGACAGCGCAAAGCTAAAAACGCTAGCGAAATCATTATCTAAATTCGTGTTCAAGACGACGCAAAACATACCCACTTCTAAAATGAATAAAGCAATCGATGTCTTATCGCAAGCTCTCAACCATCCTAGTTGCATCTCCGGCAACATGAAAACATTTGAAACCCTTATACTGGCATATTTCCTGGAGAATTCCCTGCACCGTGCCCCTCTCGAGGAGCAAGACGCtttcaaagatgaaattatCAAGAAGCGAGTAATAGACGTATTTTTTATGGACGACTGTAAAACATCAGCGGTGATCGTTCAGCCAAAATATATTCACGTCGAAGATCCGAAATTGAATCCTCTGCTGGGTGTATTTCAGCAATGCCTCAGCTACATCTCGTTTTTTCGATCGTTCGATGTACCTGTGGTGAATTTCTTGGCTGTTTTAGTTCATCAGAATTCGACGGTCGAGTTGATGAGTATCGGAATGGAGTCTCATGAAGTGAAGGAATGGATCTCTGATGCGGTTCAATTTAGCGAGAGTAAGCCAGATTTAAAGGGGGAGTTTCTTCGCGGCAATTGGTCTAGAAGAATGTTCAGAAAGCTGAACGATACAATGCCATCTAGAATTTGGTACGCAAAAGAGGATCCAAACCTGTCACAATCTGTGCATATTTAA